From Thermodesulfobacteriota bacterium, the proteins below share one genomic window:
- a CDS encoding ABC transporter ATP-binding protein: MKQEEENRTKVTYDLKVIQWLFSFAKPFKRLFVFSLVLMIITAGLELLIPYLTKIAVDAYIFPSWREATFSDEEKDRRFEKQLEEKYPTSIIKLNEDRYLIDLSAVSTEEKNNLVKLGMVTEERYLVIDPAKVDTERMSKIYEIAETHPDVIKPIGRSFIAGYSSLNKLSKSELGMLRSEEISGVIRLAMILLLSLFGIFLFSSLYTYLLNYSGQKIMHNIRVGVFSHILSLPQSFFDKNPVGRLSTRVTNDVNAINEMYTSVLVQFLKDVLVIFGVLILMFYMNRNLTVFILVLTLVVGVVGALFRMRLKTVYRNVRKTVAQLNAFVQESVRGIVLIKLYGKEKKNFERFRDVNKENYEANMDQLWAFATFRPVIEFISVFSVALILWYGGLSVMSLDLTLGALIAYLYYVRMLFRPIVELTERYNIFQSAIAASENLYDLSKVESEGRDRGRREENVNGELEFRNVWFAYNENDWVLKDVSFKVGTGETVALVGLTGSGKTTVVNLILRFYDIQKGQILFDGVDIREYSPEFLRANISAVFQDLFLFGRSMTDGHSGNGDDFARATGVDDLVESDGSFISSGEKQLVSLGQAFNKDVNFLILDEATSHMDAKIESVVRDEIKKGSKKRTTLIIAHRLSNVRDADKIIVIHKGEIYEIGTHDELLQNEGIYFNLYQLQSEIQRISAASD; the protein is encoded by the coding sequence ATGAAGCAGGAAGAGGAAAACCGAACAAAGGTTACCTATGACCTCAAGGTTATCCAGTGGCTATTTAGCTTTGCCAAGCCTTTCAAGCGGTTATTTGTTTTCTCATTGGTTCTTATGATCATCACCGCCGGCCTTGAGCTTCTCATACCATATTTAACAAAGATCGCTGTAGATGCATACATATTCCCATCCTGGAGAGAAGCTACGTTTTCGGATGAAGAGAAGGATCGAAGATTTGAAAAACAGCTTGAAGAAAAATACCCCACTTCGATTATCAAATTAAATGAAGATAGATATTTAATCGATCTTTCTGCGGTCAGTACGGAAGAAAAGAATAATCTAGTGAAGCTTGGGATGGTCACGGAAGAAAGATACTTAGTTATTGACCCGGCAAAGGTTGATACGGAAAGGATGAGCAAAATATATGAAATCGCCGAGACTCATCCCGATGTGATAAAACCTATTGGTAGATCTTTTATCGCAGGGTATTCATCTCTAAACAAATTGAGCAAATCTGAGCTTGGTATGTTAAGAAGTGAGGAAATTAGCGGAGTAATAAGGCTTGCAATGATTCTTTTGCTGAGTCTTTTCGGCATCTTCCTTTTCAGTTCATTATATACATACCTTCTCAATTATTCAGGGCAAAAAATCATGCATAACATCAGGGTAGGAGTGTTTTCACATATCCTATCCCTTCCCCAATCCTTCTTTGATAAAAACCCTGTAGGAAGGCTGTCGACACGAGTTACGAATGATGTAAACGCCATAAACGAGATGTATACCTCTGTACTAGTCCAATTTCTAAAAGATGTTTTGGTGATTTTTGGGGTACTGATTTTGATGTTTTATATGAACAGGAACCTGACTGTCTTTATACTTGTCCTTACCTTAGTTGTCGGAGTTGTAGGGGCATTGTTTAGGATGAGGCTTAAGACTGTTTACAGAAACGTTAGAAAGACGGTCGCTCAGCTAAATGCATTTGTTCAGGAAAGCGTTAGAGGAATCGTGCTAATTAAGCTTTACGGGAAAGAGAAGAAAAACTTTGAAAGATTTAGGGATGTAAATAAGGAGAACTATGAGGCGAATATGGATCAGCTCTGGGCATTCGCTACATTCAGACCGGTAATTGAGTTTATTAGCGTCTTTTCCGTAGCCTTAATACTCTGGTACGGGGGTCTTAGCGTTATGAGCCTGGACCTCACTCTTGGAGCACTTATTGCATACCTTTACTATGTAAGAATGCTTTTTAGACCAATCGTGGAGCTCACAGAGAGGTACAATATTTTTCAATCTGCCATCGCTGCATCAGAAAATCTTTACGATCTATCAAAGGTTGAGTCTGAGGGGAGGGATAGAGGAAGAAGGGAAGAAAATGTAAATGGAGAGCTTGAGTTCAGGAATGTCTGGTTCGCATATAATGAAAACGATTGGGTTTTGAAAGACGTTTCTTTTAAGGTAGGCACTGGCGAGACTGTTGCGCTGGTTGGCCTCACAGGTTCTGGGAAAACCACTGTAGTTAATTTAATTCTCAGATTTTACGATATACAGAAAGGCCAAATCCTTTTTGATGGGGTGGATATAAGAGAGTATAGTCCAGAGTTCTTAAGAGCTAATATATCTGCTGTCTTTCAGGATCTATTTCTCTTCGGGAGGAGTATGACTGATGGTCATTCGGGGAATGGAGATGATTTTGCAAGGGCTACGGGGGTCGATGATCTTGTGGAGAGTGACGGTAGTTTTATTTCTTCCGGAGAGAAACAGCTTGTTTCACTTGGCCAGGCTTTCAATAAAGATGTCAATTTCTTGATACTCGATGAAGCAACTTCTCATATGGATGCAAAAATAGAATCAGTGGTACGAGACGAAATCAAGAAAGGGTCAAAAAAGCGCACAACTTTGATTATCGCTCATAGGCTTTCTAACGTCAGGGATGCAGATAAAATTATTGTGATACATAAAGGTGAGATCTACGAGATTGGTACACACGATGAGCTATTACAAAACGAAGGAATTTATTTTAATCTATACCAGCTTCAAAGTGAGATTCAACGAATTTCTGCAGCAAGTGATTAG